The Thermosynechococcus sp. genome has a segment encoding these proteins:
- the ftsH2 gene encoding ATP-dependent zinc metalloprotease FtsH2, with amino-acid sequence MKVSWKTVLLWSIPLLLIGILLWQGVSNLMLNQSQPPLNTASTRMSYGRFLSYLDAGRISKVDIFDNGRTAIVDVSDPELINGRPLRVRVDMPGTAPEVISKLREQHVEIDVHPARNDSALWGLLGNLLFPILLLGGLFFLFRRSSNVPGGPGQAMNFGKSRARFQMEAKTGVMFDDVAGVDEAKEELQEVVTFLKKPEKFTAVGARIPKGVLLVGPPGTGKTMLAKAIAGEAGVPFFSISGSEFVEMFVGVGASRVRDLFRKAKENAPCLIFIDEIDAVGRQRGAGIGGGNDEREQTLNQLLTEMDGFEGNTGIIVIAATNRPDVLDAALLRPGRFDRQVVVDAPDIKGRLAILKVHARNKKLAPEVSLEAIARRTPGFTGADLANLLNEAAILTARRRKPAITMLEIDDAVDRVVAGMEGTPLIDGKSKRLIAYHEVGHAIVGTLLKDHDPVQKVTLVPRGQARGLTWFMPSEDSGLISRSQLMARMAGALGGRAAEYVVFGDAEVTTGAGNDLQQVTAMARQMVTRFGMSDLGPLSLETQNGEVFLGRDLVSRTEYSEEIAARIDAQVRELVQHSYELAIKIIRENRVVIDRLVDLLVEKETIDGEEFRQIVAEYTVVPDKEQFVPQL; translated from the coding sequence ATGAAAGTCTCTTGGAAAACTGTTCTCCTTTGGTCAATACCCCTACTGCTCATTGGGATTCTCCTATGGCAAGGGGTGAGCAACCTTATGCTCAATCAAAGTCAGCCTCCCCTGAATACTGCCAGTACGCGCATGAGCTATGGGCGATTCCTCAGCTATTTAGATGCGGGTCGCATTAGTAAAGTCGACATTTTCGACAATGGCCGCACCGCCATTGTGGATGTCTCTGATCCGGAATTGATTAACGGTCGCCCCCTGCGGGTACGGGTAGATATGCCAGGAACAGCGCCCGAAGTCATTAGTAAACTGCGCGAGCAGCACGTAGAAATTGATGTGCATCCAGCTCGCAATGATAGTGCCCTGTGGGGTCTGTTGGGTAATTTACTCTTCCCCATCTTACTTTTGGGGGGACTCTTTTTCCTCTTCCGCCGCTCCAGCAATGTGCCAGGAGGACCGGGCCAAGCGATGAACTTCGGCAAGTCTCGCGCCCGCTTCCAAATGGAGGCCAAAACCGGCGTGATGTTTGATGATGTCGCTGGCGTCGATGAAGCCAAGGAAGAACTGCAAGAGGTAGTCACCTTCCTGAAGAAGCCGGAGAAATTTACAGCAGTCGGGGCCCGCATTCCCAAAGGGGTCCTGCTGGTGGGGCCTCCGGGCACTGGCAAAACGATGCTGGCCAAGGCGATCGCGGGTGAAGCCGGTGTTCCCTTCTTCTCCATCTCGGGTTCAGAATTTGTCGAGATGTTTGTTGGCGTCGGTGCTTCCCGCGTCCGGGATCTCTTCCGCAAAGCGAAAGAAAATGCCCCCTGCTTGATCTTTATTGATGAAATTGATGCCGTGGGTCGCCAGCGGGGTGCGGGGATTGGCGGTGGCAACGATGAGCGGGAGCAAACCCTCAACCAACTCCTCACAGAAATGGATGGCTTTGAGGGCAACACGGGCATTATTGTTATTGCCGCCACAAACCGTCCTGATGTCCTTGATGCAGCGCTGCTGCGGCCGGGGCGCTTTGACCGCCAAGTAGTTGTGGATGCGCCAGATATCAAGGGCCGCTTGGCAATTCTAAAGGTACACGCCCGCAACAAAAAACTAGCGCCCGAAGTGTCCTTAGAAGCCATTGCTCGCCGTACGCCCGGCTTTACCGGGGCCGATTTGGCCAATCTGCTCAATGAAGCAGCAATTCTCACAGCCCGTCGTCGCAAGCCGGCGATCACGATGCTGGAAATTGACGATGCCGTGGATCGGGTTGTTGCTGGTATGGAGGGCACACCACTGATTGATGGCAAGAGCAAACGCCTCATTGCCTACCATGAAGTGGGCCATGCCATTGTCGGTACCCTGCTCAAGGATCACGATCCAGTGCAAAAAGTAACCCTGGTGCCCCGCGGTCAAGCCCGTGGTCTTACTTGGTTCATGCCCTCAGAGGATTCAGGGCTGATTTCGCGATCGCAACTCATGGCGCGGATGGCTGGCGCCCTGGGCGGTCGCGCCGCTGAATACGTGGTTTTTGGGGATGCCGAGGTTACCACCGGCGCCGGCAATGACCTGCAGCAGGTAACGGCAATGGCGCGGCAAATGGTGACCCGCTTTGGCATGTCAGATCTAGGGCCACTCTCTTTGGAAACCCAAAACGGCGAAGTATTTCTGGGGCGCGATTTGGTGTCTCGCACAGAATACTCCGAGGAAATTGCTGCTCGCATTGATGCCCAAGTGCGGGAATTGGTGCAGCACAGCTACGAACTGGCCATTAAGATCATTCGCGAAAACCGCGTTGTCATTGACCGCTTGGTGGATCTACTGGTGGAAAAAGAAACCATTGATGGTGAAGAGTTCCGTCAGATCGTTGCTGAGTACACCGTAGTTCCCGACAAAGAGCAATTTGTGCCCCAACTGTAG
- the ldpA gene encoding circadian clock protein LdpA produces the protein MVDFAAPLAALAAHRWFKLINGASFQDVAQIYNLTLAYALAGADCIDVAADPAVIYAANEALAVAASLGATRPLLMVSINDGTDPHFRKATFDPSRCPPGCDRPCERICPAEAIRFNEQVQGVVRDRCYGCGRCLPLCPLGLITTDEQPAVFEDITSLIRAGTIQALEIHTQPQRYSAFSELWQQVRPWVRYVQVLAISCPQGEGIIDYLRWINRQIQPLECALIWQADGRPMSGDIGDGATRATIQLGQAILGANLPGFVQLAGGTNGHTVAKLRAMGLLAPGGIAGVAYGSYARKRLAPFHAIADQPWQTVPDVLAAAVAEAATLVSPLKSVPSPSVPYG, from the coding sequence ATGGTTGATTTTGCTGCCCCCCTAGCGGCTTTAGCGGCGCATCGTTGGTTCAAACTCATTAACGGTGCCAGTTTCCAAGATGTTGCCCAAATTTATAACCTGACGTTGGCCTATGCACTTGCAGGGGCTGATTGTATTGATGTGGCCGCCGACCCTGCCGTGATTTACGCAGCCAATGAGGCCTTGGCCGTTGCCGCCAGCCTTGGTGCAACCCGCCCCCTACTGATGGTGAGTATTAACGATGGGACTGACCCCCATTTTCGAAAGGCCACATTTGATCCAAGTCGCTGTCCGCCAGGGTGCGATCGCCCCTGTGAACGCATTTGTCCTGCCGAGGCGATTCGTTTTAATGAACAGGTGCAAGGGGTGGTGCGCGATCGCTGCTATGGATGTGGTCGCTGTTTACCCCTGTGCCCGTTGGGCCTAATTACCACCGATGAGCAGCCCGCAGTCTTTGAGGACATCACGTCCCTGATTAGGGCTGGCACAATCCAAGCCCTCGAAATCCACACCCAACCCCAACGTTACAGTGCCTTTAGCGAGCTTTGGCAGCAAGTGCGCCCATGGGTACGGTATGTGCAGGTGCTGGCCATCAGTTGTCCCCAAGGGGAGGGGATAATTGACTATTTGCGTTGGATCAATAGGCAGATTCAACCTTTGGAGTGTGCTCTCATTTGGCAAGCAGATGGCCGCCCTATGAGTGGCGATATTGGCGATGGCGCAACGCGAGCCACCATTCAATTGGGTCAGGCGATTTTAGGGGCAAATTTACCCGGATTTGTGCAGTTGGCGGGCGGCACAAATGGCCATACGGTTGCTAAACTCAGGGCAATGGGACTATTAGCCCCAGGGGGAATTGCTGGTGTGGCCTATGGTAGTTATGCCCGCAAACGCCTAGCCCCTTTCCACGCGATCGCCGACCAACCCTGGCAAACGGTTCCTGACGTCCTTGCAGCGGCTGTTGCTGAAGCAGCCACCCTTGTCTCTCCGTTGAAATCTGTCCCGTCACCCTCTGTACCCTATGGTTGA
- a CDS encoding mechanosensitive ion channel — protein MQGRFTFSIVSTFPYKDYVERLLAQVNIEEPSQIVGENSASLTLGLDNLAALLVQIIIALALLFIGWIVATILARVTRSILKRLRLDEWLSQFLGGNEALRSLSPTAILSGVVFWIIFLLGVVAFLDALRLTTVSQPLNAFLNQIFSFLPKLGVAILLLDLAWVVATISKMLVTQSARSLNWDRSLPLESGKEGTQEETPTMSVAEMLGNTLYWFVFLFFLPLILGVLNLEGSLQPVQNLLNDILGTLPFIFKAVIIAIVGWFIARIVRSLVINLMTAMGIQRIGQRLGLGQASLGESLATVIGTIIYVLILIPTAIASLEALQIQAITAPATAMLNEVLTALPRIFTATIILILAYVIGRFVAEIVQNFLQTIGFDQVLVWLGIESLPATAVEPVERPAHWRRPSEVVGIVTLVGTILFGAIAAVEVLDIPALTAFVSALMVILGRVLVGILILAVGLYFANLAFRMLTASGTSQARFLGQAARIAIMTFVGAMALQHMGVATSIVNLAFGLLFGSIAVAIALAFGLGCRGIAAAQVEEWIALLKGRNSDLE, from the coding sequence ATGCAGGGTAGATTCACATTCTCTATTGTTTCTACATTTCCGTACAAAGACTATGTTGAACGGTTATTGGCACAGGTAAATATCGAAGAACCTTCCCAAATTGTGGGCGAAAATTCAGCTAGCCTTACCTTGGGCCTCGATAATTTGGCGGCGCTTTTAGTGCAGATAATCATTGCACTTGCGTTGTTATTCATTGGCTGGATCGTTGCAACGATTCTGGCAAGGGTAACACGATCGATTTTGAAACGGCTGCGCCTTGATGAATGGTTGAGCCAGTTTTTGGGTGGAAATGAAGCACTACGAAGCCTATCACCGACAGCAATTTTGTCAGGAGTTGTTTTTTGGATCATCTTTTTGCTGGGAGTGGTGGCCTTCCTGGATGCTCTGCGACTCACAACAGTTTCCCAGCCCCTCAATGCTTTTCTGAATCAAATTTTTAGTTTCCTGCCAAAATTAGGGGTCGCTATTCTGCTTTTGGATCTGGCCTGGGTTGTGGCGACTATATCGAAAATGCTCGTGACTCAGTCTGCCCGTTCTCTCAACTGGGATCGCTCACTGCCGCTAGAGTCGGGAAAAGAGGGCACCCAAGAGGAGACTCCCACGATGTCTGTAGCTGAGATGCTGGGAAATACCCTCTACTGGTTTGTGTTTCTCTTCTTTCTGCCCTTGATTTTAGGGGTGCTTAACTTAGAGGGCTCTCTGCAGCCTGTGCAGAATCTTTTGAACGATATTTTAGGGACACTGCCCTTTATATTTAAGGCGGTAATCATTGCTATTGTTGGCTGGTTTATTGCGCGAATTGTGCGCAGCTTGGTCATTAACTTAATGACAGCTATGGGGATTCAACGCATTGGCCAGCGTTTGGGCCTAGGGCAGGCTAGTCTGGGTGAATCCCTGGCAACGGTCATCGGTACAATCATCTATGTCCTAATTTTGATCCCGACGGCGATCGCCAGCCTGGAGGCGCTGCAAATTCAAGCCATTACAGCACCGGCAACGGCGATGCTAAATGAAGTGCTGACGGCCTTGCCAAGAATTTTTACAGCCACAATTATTCTCATTTTGGCCTATGTTATCGGTCGTTTTGTGGCTGAGATTGTGCAAAACTTCCTGCAAACGATTGGGTTTGATCAGGTTCTTGTCTGGTTGGGCATTGAATCTCTGCCTGCAACGGCTGTAGAACCCGTGGAGCGTCCTGCTCATTGGCGCCGGCCCTCTGAAGTGGTTGGCATTGTTACTTTAGTGGGAACAATCCTTTTTGGGGCGATCGCGGCTGTGGAGGTGCTGGATATCCCTGCCCTGACTGCCTTTGTGAGTGCTTTGATGGTTATCCTCGGTCGGGTACTGGTGGGTATCCTGATCTTGGCCGTGGGCCTATACTTCGCCAATTTGGCGTTTCGGATGCTCACCGCTTCGGGAACCTCCCAGGCCCGTTTTCTAGGCCAAGCAGCTCGGATTGCCATCATGACGTTTGTGGGGGCCATGGCACTCCAACACATGGGCGTTGCTACCAGTATTGTGAACCTTGCCTTTGGTCTCCTCTTTGGTTCAATTGCGGTAGCAATTGCCCTGGCCTTTGGGTTGGGATGTCGCGGGATTGCCGCAGCCCAAGTGGAAGAGTGGATTGCCTTACTCAAGGGTAGAAATTCAGATCTAGAGTGA
- a CDS encoding R3H domain-containing nucleic acid-binding protein — MVELTAGQRQVTDDLDQLLAILPPPLGQSLTHHPQREELLEIVLDLGRLPEARFIHSTQYLAETPVSREMLQYAVDRVGEFSGDNRAGIERTLHRISALRNRQGTIIGLTCRVGRAVFGTIGMIRDLVESGQSILLLGRPGVGKTTALREIARVLADELHKRVVIIDTSNEIAGDGDIPHPAIGKARRMQVARPELQHQVMIEAVENHMPEVIVIDEIGTELEALAARTIAERGVQLIGTAHGNQIENLMKNPTLADLVGGIQSVTLGDEEARRRGTQKSVLERKAPPTFQMAVEMLERDRWAIHLDVAASVDLLLRGRQPVPEIRSVAADGSVVISRPEPAPQRSEVKSAPRRPSWRDSGQMLPVVDANKEPLRANFAQLLEATLDAPTVGPNGEELPLHVFPYAVSRHHLEQAIHTLNLPIVVTKDIDQADVILTLRSHLKGESKLRHLAHIHHLPVHAIKTNSMAQIVRGLRHLLGIEDPTPAESTDLSLFSPTGSDDELEALEEARLAVEQIVIPKGQVVELLPRSANIRRMQHELVEHYQLTSCSFGEEPNRRLRIYPNLLR; from the coding sequence ATGGTTGAATTGACTGCTGGACAACGCCAAGTCACTGACGATCTCGATCAATTATTAGCCATCCTACCGCCGCCCCTTGGACAGTCCCTCACCCATCATCCGCAGCGGGAAGAACTCTTAGAAATTGTTCTAGATTTGGGGCGATTGCCAGAAGCGCGGTTTATCCACAGCACCCAATACCTTGCCGAGACCCCCGTCAGCCGTGAGATGTTGCAATATGCCGTGGATCGGGTGGGCGAATTTAGTGGTGACAATCGCGCTGGGATTGAGCGCACACTGCACCGTATTAGTGCCCTGCGCAATCGCCAAGGAACAATTATTGGCTTGACCTGCCGGGTGGGGCGAGCCGTCTTTGGCACGATTGGCATGATTCGCGACTTGGTTGAAAGTGGCCAGTCCATTTTGCTGCTGGGGCGTCCAGGGGTTGGTAAAACCACGGCACTGCGGGAAATTGCTCGCGTCTTGGCGGATGAGTTGCACAAGCGGGTGGTGATTATTGACACCTCCAATGAAATTGCTGGCGACGGCGATATTCCCCATCCGGCCATTGGCAAGGCACGGCGGATGCAGGTGGCACGCCCAGAACTGCAGCATCAGGTGATGATTGAGGCGGTGGAAAACCACATGCCAGAAGTAATCGTCATTGATGAGATTGGCACAGAATTAGAGGCCCTGGCCGCCCGCACGATCGCCGAGCGGGGAGTCCAACTCATTGGTACAGCCCATGGCAACCAAATTGAGAACCTGATGAAAAACCCCACCCTTGCTGATTTGGTGGGGGGGATTCAATCGGTCACCCTAGGGGATGAGGAAGCCCGCCGGCGGGGCACCCAAAAAAGTGTCCTTGAACGTAAAGCCCCGCCCACCTTTCAAATGGCCGTGGAAATGCTAGAGCGCGATCGCTGGGCCATTCATCTCGATGTGGCTGCCAGTGTGGATCTCCTGTTGCGGGGTCGCCAACCAGTTCCCGAAATTCGCAGCGTTGCTGCCGATGGCTCAGTGGTGATTAGTCGCCCTGAACCTGCCCCTCAGCGATCGGAGGTCAAATCTGCGCCCCGGCGCCCCTCCTGGCGAGATAGTGGCCAGATGCTACCCGTCGTTGATGCCAACAAAGAACCCCTGCGGGCGAATTTTGCCCAACTGCTTGAAGCGACACTGGATGCCCCCACCGTTGGTCCAAATGGTGAAGAGCTCCCCCTCCACGTTTTTCCCTACGCCGTCAGCCGCCACCATTTAGAGCAGGCAATTCACACCCTAAACCTGCCCATTGTGGTCACGAAGGACATTGATCAGGCGGATGTCATTTTGACGCTGCGCTCCCACCTCAAGGGCGAAAGCAAGCTGCGGCACTTGGCCCATATCCATCATCTGCCGGTGCATGCGATTAAAACCAATAGTATGGCACAGATTGTGCGGGGTCTGCGGCATCTGCTTGGCATTGAGGACCCCACCCCTGCGGAGTCAACCGATCTCTCCCTCTTTAGTCCCACTGGGAGCGATGATGAGCTAGAGGCTCTGGAGGAGGCGCGCTTAGCTGTTGAGCAAATTGTGATTCCCAAAGGCCAGGTGGTTGAATTATTGCCGCGATCAGCGAATATTCGGCGGATGCAGCATGAGCTGGTTGAGCACTACCAGTTGACTTCCTGTAGCTTTGGTGAGGAGCCAAACCGACGACTACGGATTTATCCTAACCTCTTGCGCTAA
- a CDS encoding undecaprenyl-diphosphate phosphatase, with product MDIILCLQAVILGLVQGITEFLPISSTAHLILFSDLLGWKSVWHKTALDAMQFGSVIAVFRYFWQDIRQIVQGAWQAWQRRDWQREEWKLLVGIAVGTIPALAAGLLLKLAKVELDRPQIIATMAIAMAILLGLAEKWGSRKRTYQDIGILDGFLVGGGQMIALLPGASRSGSTLTAALALGLERQIAARFSFLLGIPTLTIATLVQAKDVFDQGTLFIPLVIAMLSSMVFSYLAIAWLLRFLQRHSTWIFIWYRIGLGAALWGAIALGSLPA from the coding sequence GTGGATATTATTCTTTGTCTACAAGCAGTTATCCTCGGCTTGGTGCAAGGCATTACAGAGTTTTTACCCATTAGCAGTACCGCTCACCTGATTCTCTTTAGTGATCTGTTGGGGTGGAAAAGTGTCTGGCACAAAACGGCCCTAGATGCGATGCAGTTTGGAAGTGTGATCGCTGTTTTTCGGTACTTTTGGCAGGATATTCGTCAAATTGTCCAAGGGGCTTGGCAGGCATGGCAGCGGCGGGATTGGCAGCGAGAGGAATGGAAATTATTGGTTGGTATTGCGGTAGGCACTATCCCTGCATTAGCGGCAGGACTGCTTCTGAAATTGGCCAAAGTGGAGTTGGATAGGCCTCAGATCATTGCCACGATGGCGATCGCCATGGCGATTCTTTTAGGACTTGCAGAAAAATGGGGTTCCCGTAAACGCACGTATCAGGACATTGGCATTTTGGATGGCTTTCTGGTAGGGGGCGGCCAGATGATTGCCCTGTTACCGGGGGCTTCACGTTCAGGCTCCACGTTAACTGCAGCTTTAGCCTTGGGACTAGAGCGGCAGATAGCGGCGCGCTTTTCCTTTCTGTTGGGCATTCCCACTCTGACGATCGCCACACTGGTGCAAGCCAAAGATGTTTTTGATCAAGGCACCCTCTTCATTCCCCTTGTGATTGCTATGCTATCGAGTATGGTGTTTTCCTATCTGGCGATCGCTTGGCTGCTACGGTTCCTGCAACGCCATTCCACTTGGATCTTTATCTGGTATCGGATTGGCTTGGGAGCTGCGTTGTGGGGCGCGATCGCCCTCGGTAGTCTGCCAGCCTAA
- the recG gene encoding ATP-dependent DNA helicase RecG, whose product MSLDWPRLQRALAIETARGFCNLQGNTYRFNEYLHEALTQAPLQQLPPQVRDRWQETAAAYAHYNDLSPSQRQHLVVKTRQLLHDVHKQLASSPPRPRPLDQPLKTGHGIGEQLRCVVGDRAAAQLAKLGLYTVADLIYYFPRDHIDYARQVPIRQLQAGETVTLVGKVRHCNCFTSPRNAKLTILEIMLQDRTGQIRLSRFYAGARYAQRGWQEQQKRLYAPQTLVAASGLVKRTKYGLTLEDPELEVLDQARAEIDSLTIGRIVPIYPLTAGVSSEVIRRAVARVLPLVQDYPDPLPQGLRQRHQLIPLDTALRHIHFPPDQTQLSLARRRLIFDEFFYLQLGLLQRRRQQQQQASAPLKPQGELIEQFYQRLPFQLTGAQQRVVAEILADLERPIPMNRLLQGDVGSGKTVVAVIALLAAVQSGYQGALMAPTEVLAEQHYRKLFEWLTPLHVPVELLTGSVRTTKRRQILDQLATGELPVLVGTHALIQEGVRFQRLGLVVIDEQHRFGVAQRAKLQAKGVLPHVLTMTATPIPRTLALTLHGDLDVSQIDELPPGRQPIQTTILGRGDRPCAYDLIRREVAQGRQAYIVLPLVEESEKLDLKSAIAEHKRLQTEIFPNFRVGLLHGRMASSEKDATIQAFAQGKLDILVATTVVEVGVDVPNATVMLIEHAERFGLSQLHQLRGRVGRGAQQSYCLLLLNSARNDAAKQRLNVLAQSQDGFFIAEMDLRLRGPGEVLGTRQSGLPDFALASLVEDQDCLEAARSAATELIAQDPELRNYPLLQAILQQRRDRLLETMMN is encoded by the coding sequence GTGTCCCTTGACTGGCCACGCCTACAACGCGCCCTTGCCATTGAAACGGCGCGGGGTTTTTGTAACCTTCAGGGCAATACCTATCGGTTCAATGAGTATCTACACGAAGCGTTAACGCAAGCCCCTCTGCAACAACTGCCTCCTCAGGTGCGCGATCGCTGGCAGGAAACAGCGGCAGCCTATGCCCACTACAACGATCTGTCCCCCAGCCAACGACAACACCTCGTGGTGAAAACCCGCCAACTGCTCCACGATGTCCACAAACAACTGGCCAGTTCACCCCCGAGACCCCGTCCCCTCGATCAACCGCTCAAAACAGGGCATGGGATTGGCGAACAGCTCCGCTGCGTCGTCGGCGATCGCGCTGCGGCACAATTGGCAAAACTCGGGCTTTATACGGTTGCGGATCTCATTTACTACTTCCCCCGCGATCACATCGACTATGCCCGCCAAGTCCCGATTCGGCAACTCCAAGCTGGGGAGACCGTCACCCTTGTGGGTAAAGTCCGCCACTGCAACTGCTTTACCAGTCCGCGCAATGCCAAGCTGACCATCCTAGAAATTATGCTTCAAGATCGCACCGGGCAAATTCGCCTGAGTCGTTTCTATGCCGGTGCCCGCTATGCCCAACGGGGATGGCAAGAGCAGCAAAAGCGCCTCTATGCCCCCCAGACCCTTGTGGCCGCCTCTGGCCTCGTGAAGCGGACGAAGTACGGCCTCACCCTTGAGGATCCAGAGTTGGAAGTGCTGGATCAGGCGAGGGCAGAAATAGACTCCCTCACCATTGGCCGGATTGTGCCCATCTATCCACTGACGGCGGGGGTATCTTCCGAGGTGATTCGCCGTGCGGTCGCTCGTGTTCTGCCCTTGGTGCAAGACTATCCTGATCCCCTACCGCAGGGGCTACGCCAACGTCACCAACTCATTCCCCTAGACACGGCGCTGCGTCACATTCACTTTCCGCCAGATCAAACCCAACTGAGTCTGGCCCGGCGGCGGCTGATTTTTGATGAATTCTTTTACCTGCAATTGGGGTTACTCCAACGGCGGCGACAGCAACAACAGCAGGCCAGTGCCCCCCTCAAGCCCCAAGGGGAACTCATTGAGCAGTTTTACCAACGGTTGCCCTTTCAACTCACAGGGGCACAGCAGCGGGTGGTGGCGGAAATTTTGGCGGATTTAGAGCGGCCGATTCCCATGAATCGCCTTCTCCAAGGGGATGTGGGGTCAGGGAAAACCGTTGTTGCCGTGATTGCCCTATTGGCGGCAGTGCAGTCCGGCTACCAAGGGGCACTGATGGCGCCCACGGAAGTTCTGGCAGAGCAGCACTATCGCAAGCTCTTTGAGTGGCTCACCCCCCTCCATGTGCCGGTGGAACTGCTCACGGGCTCCGTACGCACGACCAAGCGACGCCAGATTCTCGATCAATTGGCAACGGGGGAATTGCCGGTGCTGGTGGGTACCCATGCTCTTATCCAAGAGGGGGTGAGGTTTCAGCGGCTCGGTCTAGTGGTGATTGATGAACAGCACCGCTTTGGGGTAGCGCAACGGGCAAAGCTACAAGCCAAGGGAGTCCTGCCCCATGTGCTGACCATGACGGCAACACCGATTCCCCGCACTCTGGCGTTGACTCTCCATGGAGATTTAGATGTTAGTCAAATTGATGAATTGCCCCCCGGTCGGCAGCCAATTCAAACAACCATCTTGGGACGGGGCGATCGCCCCTGTGCCTACGATTTAATCCGCCGTGAAGTCGCCCAAGGGCGTCAGGCCTACATTGTCCTGCCTTTGGTTGAGGAATCGGAAAAACTGGATTTGAAATCCGCCATTGCCGAGCACAAGCGATTACAAACGGAGATTTTTCCCAATTTTCGGGTGGGACTCCTCCACGGTCGCATGGCATCTAGTGAGAAGGATGCAACGATTCAAGCCTTTGCCCAGGGGAAACTGGATATTCTTGTGGCTACCACGGTGGTTGAGGTGGGGGTGGATGTCCCCAATGCTACAGTGATGCTCATTGAACATGCTGAACGCTTTGGCCTATCACAACTCCATCAACTGCGGGGGCGGGTGGGGCGGGGTGCCCAACAGTCCTACTGTCTTCTGCTGCTCAATAGTGCTCGCAATGATGCTGCCAAGCAACGGCTGAATGTGCTGGCTCAGTCTCAGGATGGATTCTTTATTGCGGAGATGGATCTGCGGCTGCGCGGTCCAGGGGAGGTGTTAGGGACGCGGCAATCGGGATTACCGGACTTTGCTCTAGCTAGCCTTGTTGAGGATCAAGATTGCCTAGAAGCGGCACGATCGGCGGCGACTGAACTGATCGCACAGGATCCTGAGTTACGGAACTATCCCCTGCTGCAAGCAATTCTCCAGCAACGGCGCGATCGCCTCCTCGAGACTATGATGAACTAA
- a CDS encoding RNA polymerase sigma factor SigF, with amino-acid sequence MFSTTGNTDLKHSTLSLLQAYQDNPAPELRNRLVELNIGLVRKEAHRWVQCTQESFDDLMQVGTLGLIHAIERFDPTKGVAFSSFAIPYIRGEIQHYLRDKSPQIRVPRRWQTLQSQGKRVMRELRQQLERPPTDSEIAQALDVPLEEWQAAKFASYYTTPVSLDAPTFEGEEEAVALGDVVPDQRYQSFQLAEEDRIRLQQCLRKLEARTCQILEFVFLHDLSQKETAELLGLSAVTVSRQIKKGLQALQQMMRHDDAES; translated from the coding sequence ATGTTCAGCACGACAGGCAACACGGACCTAAAGCATTCCACCCTTTCGCTGTTGCAGGCCTACCAAGATAACCCTGCACCGGAATTGCGGAATCGCCTTGTTGAGTTGAACATAGGATTGGTGCGCAAGGAAGCCCATCGCTGGGTACAGTGCACCCAAGAAAGCTTTGACGATCTCATGCAAGTGGGCACCCTTGGTCTTATTCACGCCATTGAACGCTTTGACCCAACTAAGGGGGTGGCCTTTAGTTCCTTCGCGATTCCCTATATTCGCGGTGAAATTCAACACTACCTGCGGGACAAAAGTCCCCAAATTCGCGTACCCCGACGTTGGCAAACATTGCAAAGCCAAGGAAAGCGAGTCATGCGGGAATTACGCCAACAGCTGGAGCGCCCCCCCACCGATAGCGAAATTGCCCAGGCCCTCGATGTCCCCCTTGAGGAATGGCAAGCGGCAAAATTTGCCAGCTACTACACCACCCCTGTTAGCCTCGATGCCCCTACCTTTGAGGGTGAGGAAGAGGCCGTTGCCCTCGGTGACGTCGTGCCCGATCAACGGTACCAAAGTTTTCAACTGGCCGAGGAAGATCGCATTCGTTTGCAGCAGTGTCTGCGCAAACTGGAAGCCCGTACCTGTCAAATTCTGGAATTTGTCTTTTTGCATGATTTGAGTCAAAAAGAAACCGCTGAACTTTTGGGCCTCAGTGCGGTCACAGTCTCTCGGCAGATTAAAAAAGGCCTCCAAGCCCTACAACAGATGATGCGTCACGACGACGCTGAATCTTGA